In the Necator americanus strain Aroian chromosome X, whole genome shotgun sequence genome, tagtgcagacAAAGTGCATTATGCGTGAACTTTCCCGATCGATCGCTTATTTATGCGCGATTATAAAGACCTCGATAAGGACATTTGTGAATTGGCCATTACATTCTCTGTTGAAATAACTGCTGATGCTTACAGTTTATTCTGATTGGAAGGCTCAAGAGGAAGGAGATGCCGCGCGTTTATTATTGTGATGGTCAGGTAAATCAATCCCTGCCAAAGGCGCTATTTTGCATTTAGCGTAAAAGACtttaaagagcacatttctcatccgacaGTGACGGATTCTttactttcagtcgaaaaaagcaactttaatgctgctactgagcgaaaaaaaaagacatctacaggcgcaattacggttaaaattagtgcaaagtgggctccacgagtttctgaatatttaCGCTCgaagtgaattttatgcagTAAGGCTGGCTGTGATCTTTAGAAAGAGacttcttctatatttctacaaagtttggtgcctctagatttcctagtctttttgaaagctagttgagaaaaatcccaatttttgcctcaaattttcgagtttttctcaactaacttttgacagaaccagaacacctacagacgccaaaatttgcagttaagaGTTTTCGTTGATGCTCTATCCAAGTATGggatcgaatttttcaacggcACTATTGAAGAAGAGCGAAacctcagattttcggcaacgcgtcaaaatctgtatgacttcaaacaaatttccataactcaGCTCATAAATTATAAAGAGGAATTCGGTTTGAAGAGTGTTGtagagagaaattttttgctatcataatttgtttctacttttttatgaGTGGTTTTCATCCTCagaaaaagctagttgagaaaaagttgggaaaaatgccaaatttctcaacttttctcaactaggtttcaaaaaagccAGAGAGTCCTTGGAGAGGATTTCTTAACCTTTAAAGCGCAAATCTTTCTCTACACAACGCAGCCACCTATATCTTCCTATGTCTCTTCGTTAGTGCGTTATTCACGTTTATTTCAAGCTAACAAAATCCGAtctgtccagcagtaatttccaattaaggcctggttctaatcgctaaaataacctctataTAACACTTATATGTGGCAAGCCGTGTTCtgaatacaatttcaaaaaactggCAGTGAAGTGTtcttctcagtgatttttttcggttttgcaaaagtccagattccggcggggatcgaactattCATCGTTTGCAATCACTGTCAATGAGTGAAATTGTGTGTAGAATGTTGAAAGTAATgagaaaatgcttttagaatgTGATCTGCGTCGGTGTCAGTTGTCTTTTCCATTTTacagaagtggaaaaattccggcggggatcgaactctcaaccGCTCATTTCAAatgtcgatgagtaaaattgtttgtaaataataggaaatagtgtgaaaattgtttttaaatgtGTTCTCTGTCGTtcccagctgttttttttttgttttgtaaaaatagtagtcccggcggggatcgaacttttgaTCATCTCTTTATCAATGTCAAACAGTACAATTGTGTTGCCACATACACATTGAGAGATCACTCTTTTGTTCAAATTATGTGTCTACATATGTACTGGCAcacttctaattcttgcagTAGCGTACCTCGTACTAATTCGAGCAAATATACCTGTAGGATATTTTTGATTAGTAGCCAGTGTGGTATGGGTCGGGACCTACCGGTAGCATCTTCGACAATCTGACTGCCTTCTAGTTAGTCTTTCTTCGTTATCTTGACACGTCTTTTAATGTTCTCGCCTAATGATAATCACGTATTGGATCTATTTATACACTAATTGCAGTATTTACAGATGTATCACGATATTTGCGCCCTTTCTCCTGAGGAAAGCTTTATACGTTTTATTGAGACTAACTCCGAACCACGACATTCAGCCGAGTGGctggcaaagaaaaaaattgagacatGCATAGTTCACTTCTCTATctacgacgacgacgacgaaagcTGCACTCTCGGATCAATCCTATACACTGCTTATCGCAGTACTCGgatcttttgttttgattatGCTCTTCGCGCTACTGGTAagggtttttctttcattgcgAACACTTTTTCCAGTCCGTTTGtgagctttttgaaattcaatgtttttttttgctattaacattatttttgCTCAGACTTGCGCTGTGAGACGAAGACGGCAAGGAAATCGTGAATCGAGCAATCTCTCCGCTTGAGGTGCTTACTGCTGAAAATAGGAGATTGAAAGCATTTATTAGATTTATTAGATATGTAAAGTCCAATAAACATCTTCTGTGTTGTCTTCTCACTGCACTCTTCTACATCTCCATTCGAGCTACCTGGAACACACATTATTACAGAAATTccacagaaaatcaaacaataTTTTAACCGTCTCTAGATCAGTCCATCGAGAGGTTGAATGCTTTTCTACCTCGATTAttattcttgatcttcttccacCTGGCACACGTCATGCGGCATCTTGAACGTATAATTAAAATGActatataattttttgttattatttattctattgatATCGCTGTATTacaatatattttgttttacttgtagcattacttttttaaaataatttattatttatttattatatcatattattttaatttatttattaggcgtttatttgttttttgaattctttttattatacccaaattttgattgctgtgtgggcagctttactggtaggaacgagatgaggaggtcgtttttgggagggtctgtggagccgtagattatggagagaagggtgattccgtccatttcttcctaattgctgtaaaaacacGGCCCGgcagatacggcttcgagcgttccggcgcgctactttctacaacaagatcgaatggagcgcgccagccttgtgcatgcacCGCATCTCCCGAaccgtttttttgcggcaattaggaagaaatgggcggaatcacccttctctccacaatctacgactacATATAGGCATAAaacacctgaaacccgcaccaccccaaattcgttgggtgatgcctttatgtCAGTGACCCTCTTTCGAAATCTCAAGGAAGCTCAAGTGATCACGAAAGAAAGGATATTAGAAGCTAGTAGAAACGAAAGGAATAGTGTTGATCTATCTCCCCCAACGGTGCCCTAACTCGAAATGCACGTACACGTTTGGAGGAAGTGAGTCGTTTGGTTGAAAgtgtctccttttttttaatgtacaaGGGACTTTTGAAACGAATGATGTGTGCTGAAACGCTGGCGAACATACTGAGAAATGCTCTTTCTACCTCAAAAACTTGTGGACGATGCTGAGTCCATCGAATGCAAAGCATAGCCTTCCAACTTCTTAACTGTTCAagcaacattttttccttctcatatTCTATCATCGATCTCGAGATTGGACGACAAAAAcgaaggttaaaggcatcaccccacgaatccgaggtggtgcagattttaggtggagtattcttataagggatagtagattatggagaagacggtgattccgtccatttcttcctaattcccgtttaaaaaacggcccgtaagatgcggcgccgcacaaggttggcgcgctccagccgaactccttgtagaaaaaagtgcgccagaatgcccgaagccgtatcttccgggccgttttttacggcaattaggaagaaatggacggaatcactctcctccccataatctactatgccgtatacgaataatccacctgaaatccgtaacacctcagattcgtagagtgatgccttcaagtctTGTCTCTTTCCCAACCAGATCCTGCAGCACAGCGATTGTGATCATCCATGCACGCACTTGAATTCATGGATGAATTCATTCGCATCCTCTATCCTAAGGGAGATATGTGTTGATATACAGTATCATGTAGTTATAGGGTGTTTCATTGTGATGATGGGGTATCCACCACTAAAATAAGTcaccctttttcttttcagttatcACCTTTACAAAATGTCTGCTCTTCGATTCCTCCTGCTATAGCTATGGATGTGAGACTATATCCTATATTTAATACTCTACTTCTTAGTACAGTTGCCTTTGAAAATGCTATCTGAAAAGAGATCTAAGAAACCGATTTGGTTGGTCTGCGTAAGTCGTACTTGACCATACGATATCACAATGGCATCCCATATTAAAAGCCACTGCAGTGGTGCAGTTTGTCTTTGCGATACAAAAGTTTTTCTCTAGAAGGACAGTATCCAGATAAAGTTGCTGCGAAGTTGATTCTCAAAAATCTATCTGTTGCTGAGGTTTTGTGTACAAATAGCGCGGATTCGCGGCATAGACGGCAAGAAACTTTCACCTTATTGTCACCTTACTAGGAATGAGAGATTTCCAAACTTCTCCTTCAGAGAAACTGAAAAGCATTCTCTGAAGGAAATAAGGATAAGGAGAACGTTCTCAACGATACAGTAAGTATTCAGAGACTACTGACATTATCCAACAGCACTTCGCTGATGTAGTTCTTGTGACACAAGCAATCGATAAGGCAATAGTAATTCCGCTTTCTCGCACCACTGTAGTCGAAATAATCCAGTAACCCAACCCATCCAAAGCTCTCCCCGAAAGACAGAAGTTCCCGGCGAAAAAGATGTTTCTGTCATGTAAGCACACGAAAGCGTGCTTTTTGTCTATCTTTTCCACTGCAGTTGTAGAGGTAATCAATAGTAAGTTGACGGCGTCAACAGTGCACGAGGAAAATAACGCAGGAAACGGAGGTATTTTGTCTGGATTTTGATAGATTGGGGACAATAAAGTCCGTTAGTGCCAAGAAATCAATCGCGGGGTAAATAATCTTGAACTGATGATAATAACTGTTTAGTAACCTCTGCAAGTGGTGTTGACAGTAAGAGAATAACTGGCCGAAATAAGTGCGGTTCTTTCACTCCAGTGGGTGAGCTCCATACACTACCAAGCAGAACTTTGAAGAGAGAAGGGAGCGACTTCGCCATGGCCATGGCACTACGAGGTACAGATCCCCGTTCCAGGACCACCCCTTTAAAAGTTCGTTGCATTGTTTCTTTACGAATTGTGGACTTTTAGGAATGATTTTGGGGGGATTCGGGCCAGTTTCCAGTCTCCTAACCCAAACTTTCCAAGAATTTACAGAAGACCTGGAAAACATGTTGCTTTTTTGTGAAACTGTGCAGTTAACGGGTTTTGGCTCGGCACCAACGCGGGGCGTGGTGCTGACATCGATTATGATTGGGTGTCGGCAACGGCCCCGCCAATCACCCCCGGCCATCGACTCGACCAGCCAATAACATGTAAGTGGAATTGGAGAATCGCCAAAGATTCATAAGGGATTCCGGTGGCATTCCTGTATTTCACAGTGTACTCCAATTTCAGTTCGTACCAGTTGTAAAGTCAGTTTGCTGTCGAATTTACAAAAGTTCCACAAGTTTTGAGTTCACCTAGAACCTTACTTACACTTACAACATTGTTCCCTATACTGTCATCATCTCGTCTTCTTGATTGTTGTATTTCGAAGGAGCGTTGTCGACAAAAGTCAAAGGAACAGTTTGCCGGCTCGGTTTTTGAAAGCAGATCAAGGGAAGCATGTGGTTGACCATCAGCACTTATGTGATCCGAAGTCGGAGTGCGCCCAGGCATGTTTCTCacatttcgttcttttctagTGTATTAGTTGATgatcttctgttttcttaaCATTGAGGTATTCAAAACTATCGCTATTTAGTGCTTTATGACCTTCGTCTCCCGGCTTTTCTAGTTTTGACTATCTATTGACTGGTCAAAATCTTCCTGTCTACGCacgttttcttctgctttttcgGTATTATTCCTTCTTTGCAGACGTTTCAAGTCATTCAAGACCTTGGCGATGGGAAACATCGACAGTTCTACCTCCAGCTTCCTCCTGGAACGTCCCTCGCTGATGTCCAGGTATGTTCTTGTTAGATTACATTCGTGACATAGATCAAAAGCTGCTGTGTACTCTCTGGACTTGTCGTGCTATTatttcctgttctttttttgcttttcaagtatttttttgaattccaaCCATTTGTTTTTCATGTCCTTGTAAGCATAAAAACGCCAAACTTGCTTATTGTTTCTAAAAGCGTTTCTTTTCATACTCTTACTTGTTCTTTTATGCAAATTGATGGCATTTGGTTAATACGTGGCGTACTAGACCATATTAGACTTTAATGTATTTCGACAGGATGGCCGTTTAGTAAATGTAGCCTTTCTCTTGAACCGCGCGTTAGGTTATCAGGATTCGTGTTACTGGTTAATGTGTCGTAATATTCGCCTTCATCAAAGCCTGAAAGGTTGGAGATGAGTGCTATGGATCGGGAAAAAAGTGTCTTATCTTCCCATCAGTGAGAATTAAAGTGTATTTAGGACTTTTTTGAAGTTGGAAGTGAAAAATGCATAGTGTATCTTGGAATCAAAGACAACTTGCTGCCGGTGCTACTTGACCGTCTGAGGTGACCGACAGTACAGAATAGAAACGTTAAGAAGGCAGTGCGGTCCTGTGTTTTGAGAGATATTCCTGCATGCCGTgcatttcttgatttttggCACAAATCCAAGAGTTCGAAAGTTTTGCACACCGCTGCGAAATAGCTTCACTTTCGGCGATCCCAGATTCCAAATTTGTTCTCATGCTGCATCTTGTGAAGTGAGGTGATTTCCTCTTGTTAGATGCTTCTTGACTCAAACACGCAACTtgctaagctttttttttatatattcatCAGCGCTTTCCTTATAGGAAATTAGATAAATGACACGAGTTTTTGCTTATGATAGCTCCTAAGAAGCTCAATAATCGCCGCAGattcttaaaaattgtttctttagGCAGCAGTcggaaataagtaaataagtactTATTTCTGGGACTGCGCTCTTGCATTATTTCTACTCATAGTGTGTATTTCTCTTTAGCTGATATTTGTGCTCAAGCTCGATTGATTCCTGCCTTCCTTCTCTTCCAGTCGAATTGAAGACGGCCGTTTGGAGCACATATACACGTAGCTGTtgttttaatcatttttcCGATCTCGATCATTTGATTTAAGAATTGGAAAAGATACGAGTTCAAGATATGAATACGAGGTcgttctaatttttctcactGATATGGATTCTTTTTAAATGGTTAAAAAACCGGGCTGAAGAAACATACAAAAAATAGCATAGGGGtcagcttctttttcttaggtTTGTTCTCTTCCTCTTTACAAGTTTTCCACAGGACACCCAGAGTTGTACTATTTCCACTAATGTCATCGACGCCAATGCTGTAATTTCTTATAAATTGTGCACAACAGTGGCGCCTTCAAAAGAATAGCCTGACTTTCAGGTCATCGGAATGTTGAATATGAATGAAAGCTTCCGACGTATTAATGAAATACTATTAAAGAACGCTTAAacatgttaaaggcatcaccccacgaatctgaggtggttcagatttcagatggagtattcttatacggatggagtattcgtatacttataaggtatagtagattatggagaagacggtgattccgtccatttcttcctaattcccgtttgaaaaaacggcccggaagatggggcgccgcacaaggctggcgcgctccaatcgaactccttgtagaaaatagtgcgccagaacgcattaagccgtatcttccgagcctttttttacgtcaattaggaagaaatgaacagaatcacccccctctccatagtctcccatcccgtatacgaatactccacctgaaattcgtaccaccccagattcgtggagtgatgcctttaatgttcgAAAACATAACAGATAAATCTCGGTTTGTTTGTAACGAGCAAACCGAGTTTGAATTGTTATGTTTTTGCGAACATGCAGTGCTGTAGTTATATGTAGTGAATACGAATATATTGTACTTTTTAGTTAGTTAGAGTCGCGGTGATATGAGGTTGCCTTTACATGTTAGCCAATTTCCATCGTAGTTGATCaggcaggtttttttttgtattcggTTCGGTCAAAATACAATGAAATATCAATATTTGGCGCAATAGTAACGCTTCAAACCCCAGGTTCTCCCGTTTTATTACTTTACATTCAATTTTTGAGCTTTTAGCTTTATGCGAGgagctcctccctatcgcacctatggatTGATTCAATCTGACCATTCATTTCAATCTCGGTTGAGAGAACTATAGGGTATTGATTGGTCGTGGATAGTGATATTTTTGTGTCGTTCTACCATATTACTACGCATAAAGTTTAAAAAGACCCATGAATGGAGACTGGGACTCTTAGTTTCTCTTAGGCACAGATAAGTGCATTTGCAGTAAATCAGTTTTTGTTGCCGTATTGATAATTATTGGTTTTACCTCCGTATTGGCTTCTACTTATGTTCGAGATATATTCTTGCTTAGTTACCACAAAGGAAATTCTTTCCTGTGATGGTTTCCTGAAGAAAACCTAGAAGAAATCCTGCCCCTGATAGAGAAATTAATATGCAAATGCTGCTGCTGCTCTCAGTTGACTGtcaatcttttctttcctcaccAATATCCATTATTTGATGCAGTAGGAGCTGTGCAACTAATTTTATTCTCAGACATATtagctgattttttaaattaaactaaGCCCATAAGCGTCGGTTTCAGATTACTCAGGCGTTGAACACCATTCCTACAATGCAGTTCCTGACATTAGCAGATTCCAGTTCTTTTGTTACGGTCCAAAGCAACGTGTCAAGTTCATCTTCTACACCCCAAAGTGTAGTGTATGCAGGTGGTCATTTTCAGAGattacaattttgaaaaatgtggatCATTTTCATCAATTTGATGAGGATATGCATTTAACTACCACTAGGTTTGAAGAAGTTGCGTTGCCGCCGTATTTTAGAAACAATGGTTACAGTATCCGTAGCGTCGTGTAGAATTACTCAGATTGTCCCCTTCGATTATGTAGACAGAGTCAAACTTTGTATATAATTTCTTCAATCTGTGGCTACATATTGACCGGCGATCACTTCAGaagttcaactttttcttttcgacttACAGTGTGGATATACAGTTCGTTCCCTACTGTTTTTCATGTGCTCCAATTTTACCTAAATCCTACGAGGTATCACGAGTTCGAGACTATGTCAGACTTCCACGTTTCTTTCTTatgtttttgtcttcttcttttgccaACTTTTAAGGACAAATAATGTGTTTCGTTCGCTACACTAGCTTGCTATTCGTAGAACACCACGAAGAACGCCTTTTCGCTGTAAAATTTGTAGACCAGTTccctttctttaaaaaatcgtaATAAAACCTATTCATTTTTCCCCACAGTATTGAGATAAGCGGATAGTAATGTATAAGTAATGTATAGTATGATTAGATAACATTTCTCTCCATCAAGTTCAGCGATTTCTTAACTATTTCAAGGCTTTCGTTTAACGCTGATTCTGGGAAATATTGTGTTTTTGTAGACAACTTCTTAATCTCGTATGTTTGCTCACTGTGCGCTGAATTGAACATTTCATTGGGCGCAACTTTTAGTGATCCTGGAGAAGTTTCAGTCCCGAGTAAACAAATGGATATTTAGATATCATTGCTGTATCATTACCCAAAGAACTGTTTTTGAACAGTGCGGCAGTTGCGCTGAGAAGCCGATCAGTTTTTATAGTCGCGTctaaacgacctgaagctcggtgcaattgtGAAAGCGGAGAATGGAGCCAGCGGTTGCGGTCGAGGTAGAACACTTGTTTGCTCCACTCATCCCTACAGTCCGAGTGAAGGTGGCGATGGTCCCAGGTCGATACCAATCGCCGGCGCCTTCGCGCCGCTTAGAACGctgccgtttacgcaactgcaccgcgcttcgtgtcgttttgactcgactgtgGAGGGAAACATCATCAATCGCGTGGGCGGATGAACCTTTTATCTTCTTCTCCTACAATTTTTCAGTTCTCTATTCGTAACTCAGAATATAGGCATTGCTCGGCATGCAAATACGACCGGGAGCTCCACTGTTGGCCGCTGTGGATTTGATGCGGGTTAAActcctctcttttctttgctcCTAGCAGGATTtgtgaaatttgaatttactTCGATTTATTCTCGTTATGTTATGCAAAGGATTTCTTCGCTACGTCAAGTATTGTTCTCTACTACTTATAGGGTATTTTGTTGCACCAAATTGTTTTCATTGTGAAACGTTAGTTTTCGTGTGTAAGGTTTATGCACAAGATAGGGCGAAGAAGGTTAAGTTAGAAAGAGGGCTTTTTTACCTCTCTTACCTTTCGTGTTTGTATTGATCACTTTATaaggttttcttcttttaagacttggtttaaaaaaattatagctCTAATATGTAAACTTTAGCGTCAACTTCTTGTTCAAAACAGAATATGCCACATAATTCCGCCCCTTTGATTCAAATTGCAGATGATGTGAGTATTTTACGTTTCATTAGGGCGCTAGAAGAGTTTGCAGCCACGCGAGCGGCACTTTGGTCGCTACGGATTTACTGATCCTCGTCTTCACCGattcaaaaattatcaatAGTGCTTTCTGGAGGGCGACAGCGTGGTTGATGGTCAGGAAATCGTGGAGACGTCAGAAAGAGCCACCACCGTTTTGCGACTGCAAACCCTGTTCTCAGCTTTATAACAGCAACAATAATTACTACGAccctgacttttttttattttaggatGAGATCTCTAGCGAGGCAACGTTCATGGTAGTTTCAGCACCACTAACAAAGGAAGAGGTAACGTTTTCACTATTCATTGTTCTTGCTGTGGCTTCCAAATCAGATTCATGCAGGATATTTTCTGGTAGTGTCATATTGGGATATTTTTAGGAGCCACTTTATGTAAATGCGCGACAGTATCATCGTATCCTTAAAAGAAGAGCGGCGAGACAGAAATTGGAAGCAGAAGGACGGTTGCCAAAGAAAAGACAAGTCAAATTTTACAAACCCTTTTGATGTCTTATAAAAAATGATATGTCCATTCTAGAAGTACCTGCACGAATCACGACATCAGCATGCACTTGCAAGAGTTCGTGGTGAAGGTGGCAAGTTCGACAAAGGTGAACTTATATCGCCATTTACATTTCATACTTCTGGACTATTCGAGTCTTTTGTCTTTGATTGGTTTTGTTGTACAGCTCTTAGGATGTATCTGTGttgcattaattttttttctcattttaggTAACAAATTACATTCTAATGGAACTACAACTGCTCCTCCTTCCCCTGCTGTTCCTGGCACTGTGACTGCCAATGAGATTGTCTCTGTTATGGAAACAAACCAGAAGCGTACGCGTTTCCTTCCTGTTCGCGAGCTCAAGTGGGTAGCCgtcacatgttttttttttcgttctaaaCTACAAGAAAGTGAATGACAAGAAAGATATTTCACAAATCTTAGCTTCTTTGgaacatttcatttctagaTTGTAGGGGGTATCATAGAATTCATACTGGTACATGAAGCTTATTGTTCGCCTTATCCTTAgtgatatttctttttaaactattttcgtttttgattgATAGGTTCAGTGGTTAAACCCATAGCAATGATGAAAACAATGCAAAAATCGAAGTACCCTTCATAGACGTCTTTTCGTATTCTAGGTAGGATGATGTAGGAAACCTAAACACGCCGTAGACACGTTTTGTGGTACactaa is a window encoding:
- a CDS encoding hypothetical protein (NECATOR_CHRX.G25533.T1), which encodes MYHDICALSPEESFIRFIETNSEPRHSAEWLAKKKIETCIVHFSIYDDDDESCTLGSILYTAYRSTRIFCFDYALRATVELENRQRFIRDSGGIPVFHSVLQFQFVPVVKSVVDKSQRNSLPARFLKADQGKHVVDHQHLCDPKSECAQTFQVIQDLGDGKHRQFYLQLPPGTSLADVQITQALNTIPTMQFLTLADSSSFVTVQSNVSSSSSTPQSVVYAASTSCSKQNMPHNSAPLIQIADDDEISSEATFMVVSAPLTKEEEPLYVNARQYHRILKRRAARQKLEAEGRLPKKRQKYLHESRHQHALARVRGEGGKFDKGNKLHSNGTTTAPPSPAVPGTVTANEIVSVMETNQKRTRFLPVRELKPPTNSTVPNPYAAVDCGDGEEVF
- a CDS encoding hypothetical protein (NECATOR_CHRX.G25533.T2), which codes for MAMALRANNMSVVDKSQRNSLPARFLKADQGKHVVDHQHLCDPKSECAQTFQVIQDLGDGKHRQFYLQLPPGTSLADVQITQALNTIPTMQFLTLADSSSFVTVQSNVSSSSSTPQSVVYAASTSCSKQNMPHNSAPLIQIADDDEISSEATFMVVSAPLTKEEEPLYVNARQYHRILKRRAARQKLEAEGRLPKKRQKYLHESRHQHALARVRGEGGKFDKGNKLHSNGTTTAPPSPAVPGTVTANEIVSVMETNQKRTRFLPVRELKPPTNSTVPNPYAAVDCGDGEEVF
- a CDS encoding hypothetical protein (NECATOR_CHRX.G25533.T3); this encodes MAMALRVELENRQRFIRDSGGIPVFHSVLQFQFVPVVKSVVDKSQRNSLPARFLKADQGKHVVDHQHLCDPKSECAQTFQVIQDLGDGKHRQFYLQLPPGTSLADVQITQALNTIPTMQFLTLADSSSFVTVQSNVSSSSSTPQSVVYAASTSCSKQNMPHNSAPLIQIADDDEISSEATFMVVSAPLTKEEEPLYVNARQYHRILKRRAARQKLEAEGRLPKKRQKYLHESRHQHALARVRGEGGKFDKGNKLHSNGTTTAPPSPAVPGTVTANEIVSVMETNQKRTRFLPVRELKPPTNSTVPNPYAAVDCGDGEEVF